TACGGTCATCCATATCCGTCAGACCGGCGGCGGCGTTCACCGTCACACCGGAAGCCTTCATGTGCCGAATAAACACGTCAAGCAACGAGAGCCTGCGCCATGAATCAATGGAATCCGGGTCATCAAGGCTCGGCCCCATAGTATATAGGCCAAGGCCATTGGAACCGTTGAGCATCTTGTCCGCACCGGATGCCATGTCATAAATAGTCACGCCACTGCCGGGCTGCTGCCTATACAAAGGCGTTGAAAGATATCGTTCGCCGGAATCAGGGAAAATAGCGACCACAGTGCCGGATTCCATGCGCTCGGCCAACTGGATGGCTCCGCCCAGAGCCGCTCCAGAGCTCATGCCAGCGAAGATACCTTCTTCACGCGCCAGCTTGCGACAATAACCAAAGGCGGTCTCGTCATCCACATGCAGGACTTCATCGAGCGTGTTTTTGTCATATATACCGGGAGGATAGGACTCGAGCATATTCTTGAGCCCCTGAATCTTGTGACCCGCATACGGCTCCACTGCGGCAACATGAACGTCGCCCATTTCATGCAGTCGCTTGGCAATACCCATGGCCGTACCGGACGTGCCGAGGCAGACGACACAATGCGTGACCTCGCCGTGTGTCTGTTCCCATATTTCCAGGCCGGTACCGTTGTAATGCGCGGTAATACACGCCGGATTATTGTACTGATCCATAAGTACATACTTGTCCGGCTCTTCACGCGCATAGCGGTATGCCTGCTCAATGGCGCCATCCGTGGCGAGATGCCCGGGGGTCAATTCAAGTTCGGCCCCGTATGCGGCCATGATCATCTTGCGCTCTTCCGACGCGGTCTCCGGCATGAGCATCTTGATGCGATACCCCTTGATGGCGGCGACCATGGCAAGCCCCACGCCGGTATTACCGGACGTGGCCTCAATGATGGTCTTGTCGGGAGTCAGTTCGCCCGAGTCCTCGGCTGCCTGAATCATGGCGGCAGCCACGCGATCCTTAACCGATCCGCCGGGGTTCTGGCACTCCAGTTTCGCCAAAATCCTGACGTTGGGATTAGGGTTCAGGTGGCGTATCTCCACCAGCGGTGTATTTCCGATTAATGCAAGTAAATTTGTATTCATGATAGCCCCCTCGTAATTCCTTGGGCTGATTTGGCATTTCTTGTCCGCACGGTAGGGGAAATTGATTTTCAGTGCAACTGGCATACAACGTGCAAATCACGTCCAGCACCGTCATTTTTTGAGCACAACGAGGAAAGCATGAGCGCATACCCCTTTCTGAAAGACAACATCGAATACCTGCAACGCACCGGCAATCCGGTGTTTCAGTGGCTGTCCGCCAGCGATTTCCATGAAGAAAAACTGATGAACAATCTTTTCATCAACCAGTTCGGCATCCACGACTGGCGTATGGAGGACGGCAACGGCATGTTCGAATCCCTGCCGCCGGACGGACTGTTCGCGGGTTGGCTGCATCCGGAAAAGGCTCGGACCTCGGCAACTTTCGTGATCGGCTCCAACCTCGGCTACGGCGTAAACCATCTGCTCAAGAATACACCGGATACCCACAAAATCATGCTCATGGAACCGCGTGCCGAAATGCTGCTCGCCTGTCTGGGCCAGACCGATTACCGCCCATTCTTCGAGAACAAGAAATTCCATCTCATGGTGCCGGACGAACGGTTCGTTGCCGAAGTGGTCCGTAACCTCGACCTGCAATTCGTCTACGGTCAGATTCACCTCAAAAGTGACATCGCAAGCCGTCAGCTCGGCCCGGAATACGCCAAGTGGGCACGGATTATCAAGAACCGGCTGGAGAACTTCTCGCTTGAGCTCTCTACCCTGCGTTTTCGGCAGGACGTCATGGTCGGCAACGAGATCAACAATTTTCAACGCGCCATGCAGGACGGCAGCCTCAAATCCATTAAAGGCAAGGGCGCAGGCGTGGGTGCAGTCATCCTCGGAGCCGGCCCCAGTCTCGAAGCAATGGCTCCCAAACTCAGGGAAAACCCCGGCCATGTTCTCTACGCCTGTGCGCTCCAGACAGTGCCGACACTCCAGCGCCTCGGCATCAAGCCACACCTATGCGCGGCAATCGACTACGACAAATCCATGCTCAAGATTTTCGAACGGCTGGACCCGGACTTCGTTCAGGACGTGCCGCTCATCTATTCCACAAAGATCGACCCCATGGTGCTCAAACGGTACCCCGGCCCCACGCTCCCGCTGTGGACAATCGGCGGACTCGGCACATACGTGCTCAAGGAGCGCGACATGGTTATGGACGCAGGCGGCAACGTCTCCGTGACCCTCTCCCGATTCCTGCGTATCTGCGGAGTAAACCACCTGCTGCTGGCAGGTCAGGACTATGCATGGCTGAATGGCAAATCCCATTCAGGCGGACATCACAACGAAACAACAAATATGACGAAACGCTCCTACCACCAGACCACCAAGAATCTGGACGGTGAGGACATTCTGACCACTGTGCAGTACATGACAGCCAAGCGTGAATTGGAAGACGACCTCAAACAGGCACAATTCCCCATCTATAATTTGTACGGCGGCGGCGTTCCCATTGAAGGCACGAAGGTCGTGGACATCGACTCCCTCTACTCGGAAGGCATTCTTGCTTCTGCACCGGGAAGCGTTGATCGTCTCCGGTCCGCCCTGCTGGACTGCCGGGGTAGCATCCCGCCCATCCGGCTGGAACCGCGCTCTCCCATGTGGACGACGTCCCTGCGCAATGCCGAAAAGCATCTGACAAAACTGTTCCACAACATCTCCGGCAACCAGTCGGAAATCCATGCGGCCCTCACGCGCATCGAACTGTTCATCAAGCAGGACCCGCTGTACCTTCCGTACCTGTTCAACGAAACACTGGACCTCGCCGGACTGACCCGGGCCAAGGCCGATTATGACAGAAAAGACCTGCCCGAGTTCAAACGAATCGCCAAAATCATCCTGAAAAAAGTCCGGGAAATGGACCGTATGGTCTGCGTCACCGGCGATAAATCCAGACAATCAGCGGCATAGCCATACACTCCCCCATCAAAATGAAAATCCCCTGCATGTCAGGGGATTTTTCGTTTGCAGACCGGCTCTTGCGGTTCACTCCGAAAAGTGAAATAGTCCACGCCCATGGACGACAAGAAACCCTACCTCACTGACGACGGAACCCTGGTTATCCCCTTCGAGTGTGCGGACCACGCCTACAAATACTGGAAACAGGAAGGCAAGCCCATGACCGAAATCCTCACGGAGTTGAACGCCAGCCCAGAAGTCTGGGCCAAGTACACGTACAAGAAACATCCTGAGTCCGAAGAATCATAGAATCGGTGCACTGATTGCACCCGCTTGCTCCCGCACCCCGTATATCATATAAAACCGCATGCGCAGACATTCCCTCACACAGTGGGCGCTCTTTTCCACGCCCCTTCTCATACTCCTTGCCATAGTCTGGTTCGGTTTCCATACCGAAG
The genomic region above belongs to uncultured Pseudodesulfovibrio sp. and contains:
- a CDS encoding 6-hydroxymethylpterin diphosphokinase MptE-like protein — encoded protein: MSAYPFLKDNIEYLQRTGNPVFQWLSASDFHEEKLMNNLFINQFGIHDWRMEDGNGMFESLPPDGLFAGWLHPEKARTSATFVIGSNLGYGVNHLLKNTPDTHKIMLMEPRAEMLLACLGQTDYRPFFENKKFHLMVPDERFVAEVVRNLDLQFVYGQIHLKSDIASRQLGPEYAKWARIIKNRLENFSLELSTLRFRQDVMVGNEINNFQRAMQDGSLKSIKGKGAGVGAVILGAGPSLEAMAPKLRENPGHVLYACALQTVPTLQRLGIKPHLCAAIDYDKSMLKIFERLDPDFVQDVPLIYSTKIDPMVLKRYPGPTLPLWTIGGLGTYVLKERDMVMDAGGNVSVTLSRFLRICGVNHLLLAGQDYAWLNGKSHSGGHHNETTNMTKRSYHQTTKNLDGEDILTTVQYMTAKRELEDDLKQAQFPIYNLYGGGVPIEGTKVVDIDSLYSEGILASAPGSVDRLRSALLDCRGSIPPIRLEPRSPMWTTSLRNAEKHLTKLFHNISGNQSEIHAALTRIELFIKQDPLYLPYLFNETLDLAGLTRAKADYDRKDLPEFKRIAKIILKKVREMDRMVCVTGDKSRQSAA